A DNA window from Maribellus comscasis contains the following coding sequences:
- a CDS encoding nucleoside hydrolase, with translation MMRSVFVVLTVLFGISCQAQKIKLIIDADTGNEMDDMYAIARALDSNDFELMGLVSAHFNNPQMVTDSMWHNYSTKNINTVELSQRENEQLLSEVNRSEIPHPQGCEKMVGFAWGFNHGTPVQYSEGVDFIITEAKKASPGNKLDIACLGPVTNVAAVILAEPDIAKNIHLHILSMKYNPETGVWNKNEFNARNDLNALDIVLDCTDLELSIISGQVSGQLVFERKDTQKRLFAYNNKISQNLLTRWDFVNAGERWIMWDLALIESIIHPELAKTEMVLTPPENVQRKVEAYTDIDEKKMEADFWESYQRLMEKLH, from the coding sequence ATGATGAGAAGCGTTTTTGTAGTTCTAACTGTTTTATTTGGAATAAGTTGCCAGGCGCAAAAAATAAAGTTGATTATCGATGCTGATACAGGAAATGAAATGGATGACATGTATGCTATCGCAAGGGCCCTGGATTCAAATGATTTCGAATTAATGGGGTTGGTCTCCGCTCATTTCAATAATCCGCAGATGGTTACCGACTCAATGTGGCATAACTATTCCACTAAAAATATCAACACTGTTGAGCTTTCTCAAAGAGAAAATGAGCAATTATTATCGGAGGTAAATCGGTCGGAAATTCCGCATCCCCAAGGTTGTGAAAAAATGGTTGGGTTTGCCTGGGGCTTTAATCATGGCACTCCCGTTCAATATTCCGAAGGAGTTGATTTTATTATCACCGAGGCAAAAAAGGCTTCTCCCGGCAATAAGCTGGATATTGCCTGTTTAGGCCCGGTTACCAATGTGGCGGCAGTAATACTTGCAGAGCCGGATATTGCAAAAAATATTCATCTTCATATTTTGAGTATGAAATATAACCCCGAAACAGGTGTCTGGAATAAAAATGAATTTAATGCACGCAATGATTTAAATGCACTTGATATTGTTTTGGATTGTACCGATTTGGAATTATCAATCATTTCCGGACAGGTTTCAGGTCAACTGGTTTTTGAACGAAAAGATACACAGAAGCGTCTTTTTGCATACAACAACAAAATCAGCCAAAATTTATTGACCCGGTGGGATTTTGTAAATGCAGGTGAGCGCTGGATTATGTGGGATTTAGCGCTTATTGAATCGATCATTCACCCGGAACTGGCAAAAACCGAAATGGTACTTACGCCGCCTGAAAATGTGCAGCGAAAAGTGGAAGCCTACACCGATATTGATGAGAAAAAAATGGAAGCTGATTTTTGGGAAAGTTATCAGCGCTTAATGGAAAAATTACATTAA
- the deoC gene encoding deoxyribose-phosphate aldolase yields the protein MNKVKELAKMIDHSILHPTMTDEDLKRECKVAKEYDVASVCVKPYAVKQAVELLKDSDVLVGCVIGFPAGNSAIEVKVFETEKACADGAVEIDMVINIGKALQGEWDYIEKEIAAVTKVCHNNKAIVKVIFETDYVSKKEDIVELCKICTKVGADYVKTSTGFGFVKGDDGKYAYQGATISNLELMKASVGPNIKVKAAGGVRTLDGLLAVQKAGCSRCGATATVVILKDAKERFGDL from the coding sequence ATGAACAAAGTAAAAGAACTTGCAAAAATGATTGACCACTCCATTCTTCATCCAACCATGACTGATGAAGATTTGAAACGCGAATGCAAAGTGGCCAAAGAATATGATGTGGCATCGGTATGTGTAAAACCATACGCGGTGAAACAGGCTGTTGAACTGTTAAAGGATTCCGATGTTCTGGTGGGATGTGTAATTGGTTTTCCTGCCGGTAACTCTGCAATCGAAGTGAAGGTTTTTGAAACGGAAAAAGCATGTGCGGATGGCGCTGTGGAGATTGATATGGTAATAAATATTGGAAAAGCTTTACAGGGAGAATGGGACTATATTGAAAAAGAAATTGCTGCTGTTACCAAAGTTTGTCATAACAACAAAGCCATTGTAAAAGTAATTTTTGAGACCGATTATGTTTCAAAAAAAGAAGATATTGTGGAATTGTGTAAAATATGCACAAAAGTGGGGGCCGACTATGTAAAAACATCTACGGGTTTTGGTTTTGTAAAAGGCGATGATGGAAAATATGCATACCAGGGAGCTACAATCTCGAATCTGGAGCTGATGAAAGCAAGTGTGGGGCCAAACATTAAAGTAAAAGCTGCGGGTGGTGTTCGCACGCTGGATGGTTTGCTGGCGGTTCAAAAAGCAGGCTGCTCGCGTTGTGGAGCTACAGCAACAGTTGTTATTCTGAAGGATGCAAAAGAACGATTTGGAGATTTGTAA
- a CDS encoding serine hydrolase domain-containing protein, with protein sequence MKKFTFLIVTFIIAGLTGLTAQTKSIQKTAPLSEAQPESVGVSSERIERIDKMCREAVAEDQVPGIVSLIARNGKIVLWKAYGMADNAEGKKLKRDDIFRIASQSKAITSTAVLMLWEEGRFSLDDPISKYIPEFENARVLNTFRYSDTTWTGTPVKNKITIRHLLTHTSGIGYGDIDSDERMKMIYQKAGIVIAFTKKDVSIEENIKKLAKLPLHHQPGSEYVYSMGLDVLGYLVEIVSGMPFDEFLKTHIFDPLGMKDTYFYLPEEKANRLVSVQQEVDGKWEKYPVTFYDPEYPVEGAKTLFSGGGGLSSTAKDYAVFLQMYLNGGEYNGIRLLSRTTVRSIMENQMGNIWGEDADNYYGLTFSVLTEKGQNKGGLGSKGTFNWGGYFNTQYFADPQENMIGIIMKQTRGPVNDQTGWKFRQMVFQTIDD encoded by the coding sequence ATGAAAAAGTTTACTTTTCTTATTGTAACCTTTATTATAGCTGGATTGACAGGTTTAACAGCCCAAACGAAATCCATTCAAAAAACAGCGCCACTTTCGGAAGCTCAACCTGAAAGTGTTGGAGTTTCTTCCGAACGTATAGAGCGAATTGATAAAATGTGTCGGGAGGCTGTGGCAGAAGATCAGGTGCCCGGAATCGTTTCTCTGATTGCCCGCAATGGCAAGATTGTTCTCTGGAAGGCCTACGGAATGGCGGATAACGCTGAAGGTAAAAAGCTAAAAAGGGATGATATTTTCCGTATTGCCTCACAATCAAAAGCAATCACATCAACTGCGGTTCTGATGTTGTGGGAAGAAGGAAGATTCAGTCTGGATGATCCCATCTCAAAGTATATCCCTGAGTTTGAGAATGCCCGCGTGTTAAATACATTTCGGTACAGCGATACCACATGGACCGGAACTCCTGTAAAAAATAAAATTACAATACGTCATCTGCTTACACATACTTCAGGAATTGGCTATGGAGACATTGATTCCGATGAAAGAATGAAAATGATTTATCAGAAAGCAGGAATTGTAATTGCGTTTACAAAAAAAGATGTGAGCATTGAAGAAAACATCAAAAAGCTGGCAAAATTGCCTTTGCATCACCAGCCCGGTTCAGAGTATGTTTACAGCATGGGATTGGATGTCCTCGGCTATCTGGTAGAAATAGTTTCGGGAATGCCGTTTGATGAGTTTCTGAAAACGCACATTTTCGATCCACTTGGGATGAAGGATACTTACTTTTATCTCCCTGAAGAAAAGGCAAATCGTCTGGTTTCTGTTCAACAAGAAGTTGATGGAAAATGGGAAAAATACCCGGTAACATTTTATGACCCTGAATATCCGGTTGAAGGGGCAAAAACTCTGTTCTCAGGTGGAGGAGGGCTTTCCAGTACAGCAAAAGATTATGCTGTTTTTCTTCAAATGTATTTGAACGGAGGCGAATATAATGGTATAAGACTTTTAAGCCGGACAACGGTTCGTTCGATTATGGAAAATCAAATGGGGAATATTTGGGGAGAAGACGCTGACAATTATTACGGATTAACATTTTCTGTGTTAACAGAAAAAGGACAAAACAAAGGTGGTTTGGGTAGTAAAGGTACGTTCAATTGGGGCGGATACTTTAATACCCAGTATTTTGCGGATCCACAGGAAAATATGATTGGAATAATTATGAAACAAACACGCGGGCCTGTAAACGATCAAACCGGCTGGAAATTCAGGCAAATGGTTTTTCAAACAATTGACGATTAG
- a CDS encoding GntR family transcriptional regulator: MKIGPKYLLVKNFLKESIQQGKFKVGDFLPSEHELCSRFSVTRTTTRKALDELIKEGYIEKQQGKGSRVKERRKSLGLLTVKGFSEAVGKNVNTIFLTKPQIGEWKEEIIFPVKKEDKDAQCIFFERLRCVNSLPVMLERNWLPVTILQGFTDRQFVDESFFKTLSQEYLIEITGSKQEIRAEYADDKIAEILSVERNSPVLHISVLFSTNHRKLTIYSELFCNTRDFPVGNQYFM, from the coding sequence ATGAAGATTGGACCCAAATATTTGCTTGTTAAGAATTTTCTGAAGGAATCAATTCAGCAGGGAAAATTTAAAGTTGGAGATTTTCTTCCTTCAGAGCATGAGCTGTGTTCGCGTTTTTCGGTCACCAGAACAACAACCCGCAAAGCGCTTGACGAGCTAATAAAAGAAGGCTATATTGAAAAACAACAAGGGAAAGGGAGCCGGGTAAAAGAAAGAAGGAAGTCGCTTGGGTTGTTGACAGTAAAAGGATTTTCAGAAGCCGTTGGCAAAAATGTAAATACAATTTTTCTGACAAAACCTCAAATCGGTGAGTGGAAAGAAGAGATTATTTTTCCGGTAAAAAAAGAGGATAAGGATGCACAATGTATTTTTTTTGAGAGATTAAGATGTGTAAATTCCCTGCCGGTTATGCTGGAGAGAAACTGGCTCCCGGTAACCATTCTTCAGGGATTTACAGATAGACAATTTGTTGACGAATCTTTTTTCAAAACGCTGAGTCAGGAGTATCTTATTGAAATAACTGGCTCAAAGCAGGAAATCAGGGCTGAATATGCAGACGATAAAATCGCAGAAATCTTAAGTGTTGAAAGGAATTCACCGGTTTTGCATATTTCTGTTCTGTTTTCTACAAACCATAGAAAGTTGACAATTTACAGCGAACTTTTTTGCAACACAAGAGATTTCCCTGTAGGAAATCAGTACTTTATGTAA
- a CDS encoding aldo/keto reductase yields the protein MTNRRTFLKSLAGVTAGLSMTGNAFGKSETNDRLGEVLPKRKLGRTGEYVTMLGTGGYHIGWTTERDAQEVIEAALEGGVRFFDTAESYSAGRSEERYGKYLTPKYRDLIFLMTKTTGPDAKTVQEHLEGSLKRLKVDQIDLYQVHSIRTPKDVDNRIEAGVLEYLMKAKEQGKFKYLGFTGHQNPFAHTHILDRTQESDIFDTVLMPVNVLDQTYFSFIKNVLPKALDRNMGILSIKSLADGRFFARKEQANWTSDDPVIPNYMSIKDAMHFVWSLPVTVLISGNENATYMREKIALARSFSKLSENERMALVDKVKDIAKTGKVEYFKNEAV from the coding sequence ATGACCAACAGAAGAACCTTTTTAAAATCACTGGCAGGTGTAACTGCAGGTTTGTCGATGACGGGAAATGCATTTGGCAAATCAGAAACAAATGACAGGTTAGGCGAAGTTCTGCCAAAAAGAAAATTGGGCAGAACCGGTGAGTACGTAACGATGCTAGGAACTGGGGGCTACCATATTGGGTGGACAACGGAACGAGATGCACAGGAAGTAATTGAAGCTGCACTGGAGGGAGGAGTCCGTTTTTTTGATACAGCTGAAAGCTACTCGGCCGGAAGAAGTGAAGAACGCTATGGAAAATACCTTACACCCAAATATCGTGATTTGATTTTTCTAATGACAAAAACTACGGGACCTGATGCAAAAACAGTTCAGGAGCATTTGGAAGGATCGTTAAAAAGGTTAAAAGTGGATCAGATTGACCTCTACCAGGTACACTCGATAAGGACACCCAAAGACGTCGATAACAGGATTGAAGCAGGAGTTCTGGAATATTTAATGAAAGCAAAAGAACAGGGAAAATTTAAGTATCTTGGATTTACCGGGCATCAAAATCCGTTTGCACATACACACATACTCGATCGTACACAGGAAAGTGATATTTTCGATACAGTGTTAATGCCCGTAAACGTTTTAGATCAAACCTATTTTAGCTTTATAAAAAATGTATTGCCAAAAGCTTTAGATAGAAACATGGGGATTTTATCTATCAAATCGCTTGCTGACGGAAGATTTTTTGCCAGAAAAGAACAGGCAAACTGGACCTCAGACGACCCTGTCATTCCCAATTATATGAGTATAAAAGATGCGATGCATTTTGTATGGTCGCTTCCCGTAACGGTTCTCATTTCTGGAAATGAAAATGCAACATACATGCGTGAAAAGATTGCTTTGGCCCGTTCATTTTCCAAATTATCAGAAAATGAAAGAATGGCACTGGTTGATAAGGTAAAAGACATTGCAAAAACCGGCAAAGTAGAATATTTTAAAAACGAAGCTGTATAA
- a CDS encoding putative molybdenum carrier protein: protein MLTNIQQIACQKTISGGQTGVDRGALDACLINNFAYGGWCPKGRMAEDGRIDIKYKLNETEESNYSSRTYKNARDSNATLIITNSALKGGTLLTQQIATQMKKPVLILFPEKPDSKDSLLKMITFIQNNNVSTLNIPGPRKSEWIQGYQYSFQLVSDLIKKIQKIQQNPI, encoded by the coding sequence ATGCTGACAAACATTCAACAAATAGCGTGCCAAAAGACAATAAGCGGAGGACAAACCGGCGTGGATCGGGGAGCACTGGATGCCTGTTTAATTAACAACTTTGCATATGGAGGTTGGTGTCCAAAAGGCAGAATGGCAGAAGACGGAAGAATTGACATAAAATACAAGCTAAACGAAACAGAAGAAAGCAACTACAGTTCAAGAACTTATAAAAACGCAAGGGATTCAAATGCTACTCTTATTATTACAAACAGTGCCCTAAAAGGGGGGACATTACTCACCCAACAAATCGCCACTCAAATGAAAAAACCTGTTTTGATTCTTTTTCCCGAAAAACCGGACTCAAAAGATTCCCTTCTCAAAATGATAACGTTTATTCAAAATAATAATGTTTCAACCTTGAACATTCCAGGTCCGCGGAAAAGTGAGTGGATACAAGGTTATCAGTATTCGTTTCAACTTGTTTCAGATTTAATCAAAAAAATTCAAAAAATACAGCAAAATCCTATCTGA
- the lepA gene encoding translation elongation factor 4, whose protein sequence is MENIRNFCIIAHIDHGKSTLADRLLENTKTVGERDMHDQVLDSMELEQERGITIKSHAIQMDYVHEGKEYKLNLIDTPGHVDFSYEVSRSIKACEGALLIIDATQGIQAQTISNLYLAIEHDLEIIPILNKMDLPNAMPEVVEDQIIDLIGCDHEDIIRASGKTGEGVEAILTNIVEKVPPPKGDPNAPLQALIFDSVFNSFRGIIAYFKIINGQIRKKDLVKFVATGKEYDADEIGVLKLGLVPKNVLSTGDVGYIISGIKTAKEVKVGDTITHVEKPCQKAISGFEEVKPMVFAGVYPIDADDYEDLRAAMDKLQLNDASLTFEPESSAALGFGFRCGFLGLLHMEIIQERLEREYEMNVITTVPNVSYLVHLTDGSTQTVYNPSGMPTSTIIQEIEEPYIRANIITASEFIGPVMTLCLDKRGTLVSQNYLTSERAELVFNLPLGEIVFDFYDKLKSISKGYASFDYHISGFKPAKLVRLDILLNGEMVDALSTLIHFDNAYNFGRRMCEKLKELIPRQQFDIAIQAAIGAKIIARETVKAVRKDVTAKCYGGDITRKRKLLEKQKKGKKRMKQVGNVEVPQKAFLAVLKLD, encoded by the coding sequence ATGGAGAACATTCGGAATTTTTGCATCATAGCTCATATCGACCACGGAAAAAGTACACTGGCCGACCGTTTACTGGAGAATACCAAAACAGTTGGAGAAAGAGATATGCACGACCAGGTACTTGACAGCATGGAACTGGAACAGGAAAGAGGCATTACCATTAAAAGTCATGCCATTCAAATGGACTATGTACATGAAGGAAAGGAATATAAACTCAATTTAATTGATACTCCCGGACACGTTGATTTTTCCTACGAGGTTTCACGTTCGATAAAAGCGTGTGAAGGGGCACTTTTAATTATTGATGCTACACAGGGAATTCAGGCCCAGACCATTTCAAACCTGTATCTGGCAATAGAACATGATCTGGAGATTATTCCGATTCTCAATAAAATGGATCTTCCGAATGCAATGCCGGAAGTTGTAGAAGACCAAATTATTGATTTGATTGGCTGCGACCACGAAGATATTATCCGCGCAAGTGGAAAAACAGGAGAAGGAGTTGAAGCTATTTTAACAAATATTGTTGAAAAGGTGCCGCCTCCCAAAGGAGATCCAAATGCACCGCTGCAAGCCCTTATTTTTGATTCTGTTTTTAACTCATTTCGCGGGATTATTGCATATTTCAAGATTATCAACGGACAAATCCGGAAAAAAGATCTGGTTAAATTTGTAGCTACAGGAAAAGAATACGATGCAGATGAAATAGGCGTTTTAAAACTCGGACTGGTTCCCAAGAATGTTTTATCCACCGGAGACGTCGGGTACATTATTTCCGGGATAAAGACAGCCAAGGAAGTAAAAGTTGGGGATACCATAACGCATGTTGAAAAACCTTGCCAAAAGGCCATATCAGGTTTTGAGGAAGTAAAACCAATGGTATTTGCGGGTGTATATCCCATTGATGCTGATGATTATGAGGATCTGAGAGCAGCAATGGACAAACTTCAACTCAACGATGCCTCCTTAACTTTTGAACCTGAATCTTCTGCCGCTCTCGGATTTGGTTTTCGATGTGGTTTCCTTGGCTTACTACACATGGAGATTATACAGGAACGATTGGAACGTGAATACGAAATGAATGTTATCACAACTGTTCCCAACGTTTCCTACCTTGTTCATTTAACCGACGGTTCAACACAAACCGTTTACAATCCTTCCGGGATGCCAACTTCAACAATCATTCAGGAAATTGAAGAACCATATATTCGCGCAAACATTATTACAGCTTCGGAATTTATCGGACCGGTTATGACACTTTGCCTCGACAAACGCGGAACTTTGGTTAGCCAGAACTACTTAACTTCGGAGCGGGCAGAATTGGTTTTTAATTTGCCTTTGGGCGAAATTGTGTTCGATTTTTATGATAAACTGAAAAGCATTTCAAAAGGGTACGCTTCTTTTGATTACCATATTAGTGGTTTTAAACCCGCCAAACTGGTTCGGCTTGACATTCTGCTAAATGGCGAAATGGTTGATGCGCTTTCCACGCTTATCCATTTCGACAACGCCTATAACTTCGGCCGCCGGATGTGTGAAAAGTTAAAAGAACTCATTCCCAGACAACAATTCGACATTGCTATCCAGGCTGCCATAGGAGCGAAAATCATCGCTCGCGAAACCGTAAAAGCTGTTCGTAAAGATGTAACAGCCAAATGTTACGGGGGTGACATTACCAGAAAACGTAAATTACTGGAAAAACAGAAAAAAGGTAAAAAACGGATGAAACAAGTAGGGAATGTAGAGGTACCTCAAAAAGCTTTTTTAGCGGTTCTGAAACTTGATTAG
- a CDS encoding response regulator transcription factor gives MEQKTKLLLAEDDENLGLLLKEYLIAKGYDANLFPDGEAAYKGFVKEHYDICVLDIMMPKKDGFTLAKDIRIINSDIPIIFLTAKNLKEDVLEGFKMGADDYITKPFSMEELILRIEAILRRTSQESQSNAQQIFTLGKYTFDTRKQILSDGDETVKLTTKESDLLKLLCQNANKVLERNYALKSIWIDDNYFNARSMDVYITKLRKHLKDEPTVEIINVHGKGYKLIV, from the coding sequence ATGGAACAAAAAACAAAATTATTACTTGCCGAAGACGATGAGAATTTAGGATTACTGTTAAAAGAATATTTAATCGCAAAAGGTTACGACGCTAATCTGTTTCCTGATGGAGAAGCTGCCTATAAAGGTTTTGTAAAAGAACATTATGATATTTGCGTTTTGGATATTATGATGCCCAAAAAAGATGGATTTACACTGGCAAAAGACATCCGTATTATTAATTCGGATATTCCGATTATTTTTCTGACTGCAAAAAATTTGAAAGAGGACGTGCTGGAAGGGTTCAAAATGGGGGCCGATGATTATATCACCAAACCTTTTAGTATGGAAGAACTGATTCTCAGAATTGAGGCAATTTTAAGAAGAACTTCGCAAGAGAGTCAGTCAAATGCTCAACAGATATTTACTTTGGGGAAATATACTTTTGATACCCGTAAACAAATTCTTTCTGATGGCGACGAGACAGTTAAACTGACCACAAAAGAATCGGATTTGCTAAAGCTTCTTTGTCAAAACGCCAACAAAGTGTTGGAACGGAATTATGCTTTAAAATCAATTTGGATTGACGATAATTATTTCAATGCCAGAAGTATGGATGTTTATATTACAAAGTTACGTAAACATCTGAAGGATGAACCTACAGTAGAAATTATAAATGTACACGGGAAAGGATATAAATTAATCGTTTGA
- a CDS encoding sensor histidine kinase, which produces MSRKMLITLIFLMAVVLSGLIFVQTHLIKRAADIREEQFNRLVANVLMRVAAHLETYEKREAQYYADIGQFPGSNLPKEDFIPFPRNNSGNGAFEFKLNVTENSVSGYYREQVQINTVDSTIGVDSTGEGGTLRKTLPDINRMIANQRQRLERWLFDNSIDKYEIYLEDRPIEERIDTVFLAQVLASEVRAAGIDLDYEYAVKNSNLGQDKIMIGDENFNKNAKKGEFSQPLFQMDRNGAKPNYLHIYFPKRSGYLLRETGLTIIPTLILTALLIGIFAYTLTVIFRQKKLSMIKNDFINNMTHELKTPISTISLASQMLQDGSVANTPRTIEHVANVISTESKRLGFQVEKVLQMAVFNEGRLKFKFKEFDVNKMIETVTGNFELRVKSKNGNLITEINADDPMVKGDEVHITNVVFNLLDNAMKYSQEIPEIKVTTYNKKEFVVISVEDKGIGISKEHHAQIFDRFYRVPTGNIHNVKGFGLGLSYVKKIVDSHNGTIKVESAVNKGTKFSILFPQINK; this is translated from the coding sequence ATGAGCAGAAAAATGTTGATTACATTAATATTTTTGATGGCTGTTGTGCTTTCGGGTTTGATATTTGTTCAAACGCATTTGATAAAACGCGCTGCCGATATTCGGGAAGAGCAGTTTAACCGTTTGGTGGCAAATGTTTTGATGAGGGTGGCCGCGCATTTGGAAACATATGAAAAGCGTGAAGCACAGTATTATGCAGATATCGGTCAGTTCCCAGGTTCAAATCTGCCCAAAGAAGATTTTATTCCTTTTCCCAGAAATAACTCAGGGAATGGTGCATTCGAATTTAAACTAAATGTAACGGAAAACAGTGTTTCCGGCTACTACAGAGAGCAGGTGCAGATAAATACAGTAGATTCGACCATTGGCGTAGATTCTACAGGCGAGGGTGGTACGCTGAGAAAAACTCTGCCTGATATTAACCGGATGATAGCCAATCAGAGACAGAGGTTGGAGCGGTGGTTATTTGATAATAGCATAGACAAGTATGAAATTTACCTTGAAGACCGGCCGATTGAAGAAAGAATAGATACTGTGTTTTTAGCTCAGGTTTTGGCAAGTGAGGTAAGGGCAGCTGGTATTGATTTGGATTATGAATATGCGGTAAAGAATTCCAATCTCGGACAGGATAAAATAATGATTGGAGATGAAAATTTTAATAAAAATGCAAAGAAAGGCGAGTTTTCACAGCCACTTTTTCAAATGGATAGAAATGGAGCCAAACCGAACTATCTTCATATCTATTTTCCAAAACGTTCGGGATATCTGTTGCGTGAAACCGGTCTGACCATTATTCCTACCCTGATTTTAACCGCGTTGCTGATAGGAATTTTTGCCTATACATTAACAGTAATTTTCCGACAGAAAAAATTATCGATGATAAAAAACGACTTCATCAACAATATGACGCATGAATTGAAAACACCGATTTCAACCATTTCGCTTGCAAGTCAGATGCTTCAGGATGGAAGTGTGGCAAATACACCCAGAACGATTGAGCATGTTGCAAATGTTATAAGTACAGAAAGTAAACGTCTGGGGTTTCAGGTTGAGAAAGTGCTGCAAATGGCTGTTTTTAATGAAGGACGTTTAAAATTCAAGTTTAAAGAGTTCGATGTAAATAAAATGATTGAAACAGTTACCGGGAATTTTGAGCTCAGGGTAAAAAGTAAAAATGGAAATCTTATTACTGAAATCAACGCTGACGATCCAATGGTAAAAGGGGATGAGGTACACATTACCAACGTGGTATTTAACTTGCTTGATAATGCCATGAAATACAGTCAGGAGATACCGGAGATAAAAGTAACGACATATAATAAGAAAGAATTTGTTGTAATCTCGGTTGAAGATAAAGGAATTGGAATTTCAAAAGAGCACCATGCACAAATATTTGACCGTTTTTACCGCGTGCCTACCGGAAATATTCATAATGTAAAGGGATTCGGATTAGGATTAAGTTATGTGAAAAAGATAGTTGATTCGCACAATGGTACAATAAAAGTTGAGAGCGCTGTTAATAAAGGGACAAAATTTAGTATCTTATTCCCACAAATAAATAAATGA
- a CDS encoding phosphoribosylglycinamide formyltransferase: MNVKKIALFASGSGTNVQNVIEYFADNEIVDVDSVWCNNPKAYVLERAEKFSIDTFIFDRETFYKSQEMLNILKKRKVDLVVLAGFLWLIPDNLIQNFPIINIHPALLPKYGGKGMYGMNVHKAVVENRDLESGISVHYVNEKYDDGKLIFQAKCKIEPSDTPEIVAKKVHELEYKHFPEVIESVLSGSTEKE; the protein is encoded by the coding sequence ATGAATGTTAAGAAAATAGCTTTATTTGCTTCTGGGTCAGGAACTAATGTACAAAATGTTATAGAGTATTTCGCTGATAATGAAATTGTTGATGTTGATTCTGTTTGGTGTAATAATCCTAAGGCTTATGTTCTGGAAAGAGCAGAGAAATTTAGCATTGATACATTTATATTTGACAGAGAGACGTTTTATAAAAGTCAGGAAATGCTGAATATATTAAAAAAACGTAAGGTTGATTTAGTAGTTTTGGCCGGTTTTCTGTGGTTAATCCCCGATAATTTGATTCAAAATTTTCCGATAATAAATATTCATCCGGCATTATTGCCCAAATACGGGGGGAAAGGAATGTACGGGATGAATGTTCATAAGGCCGTTGTGGAGAATAGAGATTTGGAATCGGGAATTTCTGTTCATTATGTAAATGAGAAGTATGATGACGGGAAATTAATTTTCCAGGCAAAATGTAAAATTGAGCCTTCTGATACGCCGGAGATTGTTGCAAAAAAAGTACACGAACTGGAATATAAACATTTTCCGGAGGTTATTGAATCTGTTTTGTCGGGAAGCACGGAAAAGGAATAA
- a CDS encoding acyl carrier protein — translation MSDVAAKVKAIIVDKLGVDESEVTPEASFTNDLGADSLDTVELIMEFEKEFDLAIPDDQAEKISTVGEAIAHIEEATK, via the coding sequence ATGTCTGACGTTGCAGCAAAAGTAAAAGCTATTATCGTTGATAAATTAGGCGTTGATGAAAGTGAAGTTACTCCTGAAGCTTCCTTTACAAATGATTTAGGTGCCGACTCACTTGACACTGTTGAGCTGATTATGGAATTCGAAAAAGAATTTGACCTCGCTATTCCAGACGATCAAGCTGAAAAAATTTCAACGGTAGGTGAGGCTATTGCACATATCGAAGAAGCTACAAAGTAA